agaattaaacaaCTTACAAGgtatggattcattttttttgtattatgaCACTGCACATAAAGAACCCACCATAAAATCCTAAAACCAAGTAGTCACGCTTGAGTTTACCTTGCTTGGGAACGAGCTTCTCATCCACTTGCGGATCTTGGGAGCACTTTCTCTTCCCAGCTGTGGTACTCGACTCTGCCATTGTGTTCTTTCCCCCTGATGTTTTTCACCTATTAGGGCAATATGCAACCCACAGGTGTCAGCCAAGAGAAAGAGACTCCTTTGAAACATATACACAGTGGGCAACAAGCCAACCAAAGCCAGGCCTCTCCATCAGGGTTGGGTATAGGGAGGGTCATTATTCCCTCTTGGCTCACTATAGCAAGTGCACCGCGCTTAGGGTGTGGAGCTATTACTAGAATCTAGAGCCGCTCACTGGGAGCCCGTGTAAGAGCGCTGGCTTTGGAGCTAGGCATTGCCAAGTTCAAATCCAGGCTCATGACTTATCTGATGTGCCAAATGCCACCAGGAGCAAAATTGTGAGTTTCGGTTTCTTGTCCATTATTAATAATGATAACCAGCACCACAACTACAGCAGCACCTGCATCAAGGATGACAAGCATTCAACAGACTGCCCATGACTGGCACTCAGCAAGTGGTCCTCACATGGTTTATTGTCATCGTTGTTGGAGCCCCCACCCACGTGGGTCACCTGTGGGTCAGAAGAGCTGTGCTCTTCTGGAATCCTCTACCGCACCCGAGAACCCGGCTTCTAGTGCCGCTGATGATTCCCATACTGCTTCCCCATTTGACCCACTGAGAGTGTTGCTCTTCGTATGTCACTCATACTCGGGGACCATATTTGCATGATATGATGATACCATGTTAATCCCATATTATTTCTGGCCACAGATGATGAAGTATCTACAAAGTTCTGGAAATAACTAACATGGAGATCTTGACACTAGTAGTTTGGGGTCCTTACAATTTGGACCCATGACTGCCTCAAATGAACAATGTTTCTGTCGTAAACAGGATCTATTTGGTTTGAAGTTATAAATGTCTTCTTATTTAATTAACAGGTAGTTGGGATTGTGAAGTTGGCTTTAACTGACCCACAGCATGAAAAATTGaaaccatatataaaatatggtttcaattttttcccacagaagggaaaaatggagataaaactGGATGATCAAAATGTCCTTCCTTAGCAATTGGGTCTGAGATCAAAAATAATGCCCACATGTTTGAATATACCCCATTTTAGCCACCACGAATGGAGGCTTAAGACTCTGAGTCCTCTCAGCTTTTAAGATGGATCATGTTCTTAGTTTCCCCTTCCTTAGGCTATTTGACGAGGGCCATGTGACATCTGACAGTTGTCTCAACAAGAAATTCAGTAATTTCTGGATGAGGgtggtcagttttttttttttttttttttttttgtagaagcaCTTACACGGaggtcttaaaaagaaaaataagacaaccaAATAGACATCTTCAGGAATGTTAATTTATATagggaaaaattatataaatagatGAAGGCATGGCAGAACCTGAATTGAGATAGGAAAACAAGAGAACCCAAGAGACGAGTACAGTGTAAGGCAGTGGGGTACTACAGTCAGCTCACCTGGGCCCAGAAAAGCAGACAGttacatttttaggaattttgcaaACTGGTTGTTGAAAACAGCCATTACTGgcaattaaattacataaattcaaaattaaatacattatacttttaaaagatgagaCATGTTTACAGCTCACGACTTTGTAATTATTTCGCTGCATCTTCCTATCAGGTACACTCTTGAGAACATTCATGACTCCTGCATCTATATGGTGGGAATACGATATAAAGGCATGTTGCTGCATATTTCTTCCTAACTCTGAATTCAGTGAtgtcatgttggtagcttgaaattggccacaattggagattacacacacacacacacacacacacacacacacacacacactcaaaggcAAATGCTACAGATTTGGGCTTGGTTTGTTGATTTCCTGGACTtaagaaatttattaaataatattatgttAGAGCTAGACCCATTATTGAGGAGGTGAATGATGTTTTTGCTTAACTAATTATTAATCAAAAATTTACTTGTAGTCTGATTTTGTGGCACCATGGTTGGtgatagaattataaaaattcagaGTGAATTctgcaagaaatagaaaatcacactGAAGTTAGAGATGTAACTGGAATACAGGGTAAGTATTTTAACTTgaaacatgttattttaaaaatgctatagaGATATTAGTATCAGGAGGATTATGTTAATCCTCCAGTGATATTATGAGTTTTATTAACATGAAGTTAAATTGGACAATTTATGCATTTTGTAGATAGTAATGTAGACTCAATCCTTGCAACTATATAAAAAGCTAAacaatggagaaaagggaaccctcctacactgttggtgggaatgcaagctggtgcagccactctgggaaacagtgtgggggttcctcaagacgttaaaaatagagctaccctgcaacccagcaattgcactactgggtatttaccccaaagatacaaatgcaatAATCCtaaggagcacctgcaccccattgttcatagcagcaatatttcacaaaaaagcaaaaacatagaGCAATTCCGGAGTGATCTAGAGATTGAGGttattttattctctgctttTATGCCTGGACCACCTAGCAGCTGGCCTCTTATGATGGAGAGCAATTTCCTGTCAACAGGGCTTGATGCTAAATTCCACTGGATGAAAATGTTATGGGATGTCATATTCCTGGTTTACCACAGCTTTGCCTATTCTTGAGCGTGTGCCTCTGGGACCTTTCTATCATGGCAGGACTGGGTTCTTCAACTCTCCCGCTCTGAGTCTATTCATCCAGGACGACAGCCCCGGTGAACCCTCTCTATTCCATGGAGGGTATTTGTCCATTTTCAAGTTACTTTCAAGACATGCACCCATGAAATAGAATCTCAGAATTTATTAACAGTGTGCTCAGAATATCAGCTTTCACAGAAGCAGGAACTTAAATAATAACTCGGGTAAAGTAATCTCAAGTACTTTCAGCCTTCTACTATCTCTATTCTAGGCAACTAGGACATGCCTTGTCCTGGAAACCTGAATGCCCAGTCCTAGCAGATGTGACCATATCTATGATCATTCTCCCAGGAGATTTTACAAGCATTTGCTTACACAGCTAAGCAGGTGGTTGGGCACAGGCAGTGAATAGGAATCCATATAAGGGAAAGTTCTGCAAGCATCTGGCTGCCAAGGAAGCATGTAAACAAGCATTATTCCAGTAAAGCTTGGTGACCTCAAAAAGGTTTTGTGGCGGGATCCCCAGCAGCGGGGGTGCAATGGTATAACACAGTCACACCCTGGCTAGCCTTCAAGGCCTAGGGCTGTACAAAAGAAACAACTTACAGTTGtcacacatatattatatatcaatgTGTCATCtatgttttgtatgttatatatgttttgtgtgtatatatatatgtacgtgtatatatacatatatgtgtatatatgaaaatttttaaaagattttatttatttatatgagagagagagaactcatatgcacaagagtggggggagggacagagggagagagacaagcagactcgccgctgagcagggagcccgatgtgggactagatcccaggaccctgggatcatgacctgagccgaaggcagacgcctgaccgactgagccacctaggcacccctatatgCAATATTTTTGACAGCAACCTTGATTTTCTACTACTGCCCAGAAAACTGCTGGTTCCCCGGGTCAGAGACTATATATGGCACCCTGAGATGTTTCTGCTTCGAAGCAGTGTTCACAGGGAATCACACTGAAGGTCAGCTTCCTGCAGACCATTAGGTTTAAAGGCTGTGGGTGTCCTGCTCACAGCATTCTACTTACACCATCTGTGAGGTCACAAGTATCATCAAAAAGCCGCAGTTCCTACATTCCTGCCTTGTGGCCTCTCCCTGGTTAACTCTCTCAACTGCCCTCAGCCCACCCTCCATCCTCTGCTGACCCTAGTGACCCTATTGCCCCATCTCTACATTTCCCCTTCCATCCCCAGCCATCCTGGTTTGGTTAGCTTTCCCTCATATCCTTGCTTCATGACTCAGTGTTCCTCTAGATGCTGTCTTGGACCAGAGCCACCCGCAGCCCTGTCTGTGTCAAAGTCCTGGACCCTACTTGATGTAGGAGGGAAATCAAGGGGGCAAACTTGATTTCAAAAGGCTGGAGTCCTTCAGGCCCCAGGAATTGCCTGTTGCCACCGTGAGCCTGTCCAGGAGAAAAGCCTACTATTGACTTCTTGGCGGCAGCGAATCTTTGTGTAAGGGATGGAGATGTGGttgcccattttttcttttctgaagtatTTCTTTGCAACCACCCTACAACTCTTCCTGTGTGTCCGGCTGGCTGTTGTATAGCGAGTTATCCAGCCGCTGTTGATGACTACTGTACATCAACCCTAGGTGGAGATGTTGACCCTCTTTGTCCAGGTCAGCCAGTTGGTAAATAAAAGAGCTGATACTCGTTGACGAGCCCCAGAATTTAATCGCCTAAATTCAGCTTTCAAACACCTCACGAGAGTGCCTGTTTCTTGGAAATGTCTTGCACAGTTGACATTTTACGCATGTTTATGGGTGATCAGACACACAACTTCAGCTCCCTGCTCATACCTCTCTTCCCCCGGCCTGGTTAAGAAAATAGGGGTGTTCACGTTTTcactcacctttttaaaaaatcagtatgaGAAAACCTGGGACTTGGGGAGTATATCAAAATTGTCCGTTGTTACACAGAAAGGACCCTTAGAGTTTGCATATCAACACCGGGATAAGTGACTTACCGACTTAGTGTCTGAGGGAGGACTTCTACTGAGCACCTGCTCCTTCTTCACGCTCTGGCCCTTCACCTGCTGGCAGGCCGCGGAGGATTCTTTGCTACCCTGGGGCTGGGATTGCTAATCATTAACGAGATTCATCAAActagaaattgaaggaaaagtGCTTCTTGTCAAGCAGCCTCTGAGGAAGTTTCCAGAAATGTGTGCCTTGAGAACCTGGAGTCTAAGCCCCTCTGCAGCTCTGCCTCCTTCTCAGCTGATGTGAGCGTCTCGAGGCTCCTCAAAACCTGAGGCATGTCCTCTAGTTCAGACACCCGCACGCGGTTCTTGCTTTGTTTCGTGGTATCTTTTTATCTGTTTCTGAAAAGGTGAAAGATAGAGAGtataattaaatgttaaatgCAAAAGTCGaataccttttttcttctttgtgtttttctccccttgataaattttttctttgaaatacatGAGATATAGTATTACAGATAAACTTGGACCTCACTTTTGCGTTCTCTGGTCCTGTTTTGTGCGCATACGCACGCATGCGCGCTTTtgcacacgcgtgcgcgcgcgcacacacacacacacacccgtaaCAAAAACATTTCACGTAGATTAGTGAGGTTTCTCcatattctttgatttttactATCTATAGGTGTGTTCCTAAGCTATATAAAATAATGCTTTCTCTTATTTCTACATTTGTATACCTGCTGTCATGCAGTATGGACTTTTCTGTCACTCACTTTGGACAATAAACAGCATGAATTTGGGACACACACATGGGCACCGTGGAGGCCAATCCCTTTCAATTTCTTTTGCTTGACTTGTCTTCATCTCTACCCTCATGTGGTTGAAAACGTCCTCGCTGCTCTCCAAGCTTTTTCGGAGTTCTGCTTATCCTCATCTCAGGGACGAGGCAACGCTTTCAGATTCCCAGCTTTACGTAGCTAGTTCCTTTCCAGCTCCCTGCATGCTCAGCGCCTGCACACCTTTCTCTATGAGAATATTCGAGTCAGTCTCCCGCCCTGGAAAATTAAACCTGGTTCTGCGCTCCTGGGAACCCTCCTTGCTTCAAGTCCTGCGCATCACCTTGACTTAAGTTCCTTCTTAGTTTATGGCCCCCGAGGAGATCTCCTTGGGATTTTGAGTTTGACTCTTTATACCTACTTGAACTGTATTGTGGGGGAGTAAACCACCACCCAGCACCCTGGTGGAGGAGTGGGAGCCTGGCAGAGTCCATCCCTGAGCTCAAGAATTCAGAAGGAGGAGCCcgggtctcaggaattcagagCTACTGTCTTCCAGGCATTCATTCTATGTCATTCTCACGCTTTTCTCAGGTAAgttttattatagtctttataagataagaagagaaaagaaaaatggatttgTCCACTTGCGCTTTGGGAATTTAAGCACTGACAATCTCAGTTCATTATGCAGGGGGAAGGGATGACAATTTCGCCTTCTTGTGTAAAAGATTTTTCCCTGAGTCATTTTTGAGGGACTCTGGACCCTGAGATAAATGAGTAACAACTTCCGAATTCAAGTATCCCGTGAAATATTACTAACCCCGAATCAGTAGCCAAGTCAGAAAATGTGGCTTTGgttttgtgatttaatttttaacttcattttaaaatgcccCTGGGTTGTTTGTTCTTCCATTCTATGAACTGGACTCAGTAGAAATATATTCATGTTGTCGTTGTGTGGGAAAAATCCATTAATgtctataattaatttttaaaaacttgaatataGGTTGAAATAGTTCCTTGACTGAGATTGTAATGTCCaccttttttaaatgtgtgttttccttttgaaaaatgttagtttttaaattactttgttttCATCATGTGAATTATTGGAGAAGATAAAGGGCAGGTTTCTCCTTTGATCAGGTTCAAATTATCCTGAGTTGTTTTCCTAAGACTGTAAACAACAGTCATTAATAATTAGTCACATGACAATGCAGCATGGTGTTGGCTCTTATTCTAGGTAATATTTCAGAGGACTCCAGTGTACCATCCTATCATGAGCATAGAAAGCCTGTTGTTTCTAGTCTAGGAGGCCGGGAGGGGCCCCAGCAGAGGAAATACCCCTTCTGTGCACACTCAGTGACTCAGGTGATGGAGAAGCTGCTGTCAAGCTCACACACCGGATGAGCTTGAATCCTGGAACAAAAGACTTTACTAAATAGTAATGGTTATTCTTTGGAGCTTGGCTGCTTTTtcaaacatactttttttttttaaggttttattcagttatttgagagagagagcacgcgtgagcaagggggcaggggtggagggaaagaaagaagcggactcccccctgagcagggagcctgacatgggactcaatcccaggaccctgagatcgtgacctgagctgaaggcagatgcttaaccatctgagccacccaggcgcccctcaagcatACTTTAAACCATGAACCCACATGCTGTATTGTTACGTCTACTTAGAACCTTACGTCTTCATCATCGTTCCAGCAAATCCTTTTCTGTCCCAAACTCCTGTTTTGCCTCACTGTCCCTATAGCAGATGGGGTCATCAAGCTCACAGTGGGACCTCATTTCTATgagtttgtcttcttttttttttttttgcctttttaagagaattttatttGAGTGGTTCTTACAAAGGTTGTTGTAATATGAAAGTCATTTGTTTGATAGAAATATCAAGCTGTCTTGTCAAACACACTGAAGTAacccaaaaatatatttcagagctCACAGAGCTTAAAAAGAGCAAAGATTATATGCAACCAGACAAAACCTATTTCTGCATTTCCTATTTCTTGCTCAGACTGCTTTGCTTACCAGACTGTCACTAAACATCTTGAGGAAATGCAGGGATCATTTTGTTTGGAATCTTAGACACACCAGAACAcataatatttacaaagaaaCTTTTACAGATACATTAATTGAAAAGATACTATCCAGAAATGTAATCTTGAAAACTCCTTTTCTTGCCAATTGATCACGATGCAAGATGAGATGTTAATCAAACAGCCCTTTAGTTGTCTTGAATTTCCATACACTAAATGTGTACTCCAGAATCTGCTAAACCATTAGCCAAGTATCAACATTAGTGAAACGTGAAATGTAACTGCTGTGTAAAAAGTTAGGCTtctgaaacattaaaaacataattacatCCCTGTCTGCCTTTTTACATTAAGCACATTTGTTCCCCCCAGAGCTATTCCTATAGATCCTTAATGTAAATTTCTACATGTACATTTAAAAGGCAGAACAAGAGAACAGCTTTGTATACAGTGGGATTTGCTAGTTAGGGATAATGAGCACACTGCATTCCTGTTAACAGTTTTAGTTTTTCAAGGTAACAGGAATTGTATACAAATGACAGTAGACCcttgcctctttatttttatctaaataaaaGATAACTCAAGATGaattctcaagaaagaaaaaaagctatgtACATAAGAGACTATATCTTCCTTCATCGTCTACTTGGAACCAGTAGTTGTGTTGCTGTCATAGAATCAGGGAAGAGGTTGTGGTAAGTTGGAAGAGGTACATATGCTGCTGTTATCATTTTACCAGCAAACCACCTGCCATGCGATGCATTGACAGCAGCAATGGCTGCAGCAATTGATGGGCACTTCACATACACATTGCCCTGAGCTGAATTTTTGTCAACATAAATATGAATAACTCCTCCATGTTTATTACATTCTTCAATCACATCATCCTTAATCTCTGTATCCCATCCAACTTCTTCTTCTGTTTGAGGGTTAAACATGTTAGAAAGTTGGAAACACTGTGTTGCAAGAGGCTGAACAGAGGCAGCTGCAGCTAAAGCCGAAGCTTCAGTCTGTTGAGAAAGTCTTGTTTGcaaatctatgacaaaagagaaTTCTGCCACAGCACCAAATGCCAAAGAGCCACTCATTTGTAGAGCCTGCTGTGCTGCTGGTGGAATCTGCAAACCTGTACCTTCTGCAAGTCTTGCCATTAACTGGAGACGACCAGTTGTTCCCAAGTCAATTCCAGTCCTTTCCAGTTCATCACTGTCCAAAAATGAGCTAGCACTGGAAGCATCAGTACGTTCAGTAACATGACCAACTTTCATTGGTCTTCCTGCTAACTCAAATCCATTAAGTTGTTCCAAAGCCTTCTTGGCACATTCTGAGTCAGAAAACGTAATAAATCCATATCCCGTAGATCGGCCTGTTTCACTATCCATCATGAGTTGGATACTTTCAATCCTTCCAAAAGGCTCAAAGATTCCCCGAAGCGTATCTTCAGTTATGTTAAAGTGTAATGAGCCCACATAAAGCCTCATGGGTCCAGCACTTCCCTTTTGTAGATTGTTTGCCATTGCTGCAGCTCTGTTTTTTTCTGCCTGTGAAGCTTGTACTATGATTGGCACTCCTAAAACACGTTGGCCAGTTAATCCTATTGCTAGAGGCACTGAGCTAACATCAacaaattccacatatgcaaTTCCTTTGGAACGTCTTGAATTTCTATCAGAAATCATTCTCACATCTCGAACCTTTCCTACTGTAGAAAAAAACTCTTCCAAATCCCTTGGCCGAATGCTTGCTGCCAGCTGCATGCAGAAAACTGTCCTTGCATCTCTTTCCTCAGGAGTTAGATTATCAATAGGTTCCCTCACGGGGCTCTTGTCTTTTCTGAATGGATTTTTGCTTCGAGAGCGTCGTCTGCTTAATTTGATGCTATGAGGCAACCCAATCTTTCCTCGGATGGCACTGTTAAATTTTGGTCCGGAGTAAGGACTTCTGTAGCGGCCTCTGAATCTGCGATCTCGACTTCTTGAGCGGCTCCGTCTCCTTTCTTTGCTCCTACTTCGCTTCCTTTCACGgcttttgctctttttcctttctctatctCTACTTCGTTTCCGTTCCttacttttgcttctttttcgTTCATGACTACGACTTCtgctcttgctttttttcctccttctggaaTCTTGAAACCCACACTCCAATCACAAGGAGATGTAGAGCTTTCCAAGGAGGCAGAAACTTTGTTAAGACATTCAGAAGCACGATCCTCTTCATAAAAGCCCAGACAAAACTTTAAGCAAGCAGTATTCTTCTCTATAACAAAATGCAACTTGAAAGAACATTAACTAAAGAAGGGTTATCAAAATCCACACTAATAGTCAAATCCTGTTACAACTTAAAAGGGACTTTCCAAAGTCTTTAGTGGCAGTGGAATTTTGTACTGAACATCATGGAAGTAAATGGTCCACTGGGCTGGGCCTTTGGACTTTTTGGTTATATGGCCTCTGCCGTAAAGGTGTTTTGCTATAACTGGATTTGACCTCTTCCATGTAAGAAGatctaaaatttaaatgcaaagtaCTTTTTTGCTACGGTCTTCATGGCCGTTAGCACTGCTCAACTTGTTCTCATCCTTATGATTGACAGTTCACACTGGAATCAAAGGCGAACTCATGCGAGTAGAGGTGAGATATCGTTAGGCAAGTCTTCTTGTAAGGAGCCTCAAGCATTGCTTCAAT
Above is a window of Zalophus californianus isolate mZalCal1 chromosome 7, mZalCal1.pri.v2, whole genome shotgun sequence DNA encoding:
- the LOC113926894 gene encoding LOW QUALITY PROTEIN: RNA-binding protein 39-like (The sequence of the model RefSeq protein was modified relative to this genomic sequence to represent the inferred CDS: substituted 1 base at 1 genomic stop codon), with protein sequence MADDIDIEAMLEAPYKKTLXTVNHKDENKLSSANGHEDHSRRRKKSKSRSRSHERKRSKSKERKRSRDRERKKSKSRERKRSRSKERRRSRSRSRDRRFRGRYRSPYSGPKFNSAIRGKIGLPHSIKLSRRRSRSKNPFRKDKSPVREPIDNLTPEERDARTVFCMQLAASIRPRDLEEFFSTVGKVRDVRMISDRNSRRSKGIAYVEFVDVSSVPLAIGLTGQRVLGVPIIVQASQAEKNRAAAMANNLQKGSAGPMRLYVGSLHFNITEDTLRGIFEPFGRIESIQLMMDSETGRSTGYGFITFSDSECAKKALEQLNGFELAGRPMKVGHVTERTDASSASSFLDSDELERTGIDLGTTGRLQLMARLAEGTGLQIPPAAQQALQMSGSLAFGAVAEFSFVIDLQTRLSQQTEASALAAAASVQPLATQCFQLSNMFNPQTEEEVGWDTEIKDDVIEECNKHGGVIHIYVDKNSAQGNVYVKCPSIAAAIAAVNASHGRWFAGKMITAAYVPLPTYHNLFPDSMTATQLLVPSRR